TTACCTGAACAACTCTCTGTAATTCTTGATTATCCTGTAATGTCATTATTTTGTGCTGTAAATCCTTCAACTGTGACACATAATCTTCGTTAAATATTGGAGGTTCCCCAATGTCTGACTCTACCAAAGGACAATTTGTAGAGTCCGGAGCTACCTGCTCGCCGTCggtttctccttccttcttaattgttaataattctcCCATATGACggtcttccttctcttttaccgCGTGAATAGAATCGACATCCACTACAACCGGTGATTGGCTGGAAGATACTGGTTCCAATAATGGAGAAGTCGAATgacttctatccttttctcttttaaaagtaTGTTCGTCGTCACCCTTACTTTcacttcttcgttttcttttcctgttttctcgttcttctccCCTATTTCCTTTTGGTTTTTCCCTCTTATTACGAtcactcttttctttctttatttcaattaCGGGTGGTGGCGAGGGCGGTCTTACTGCTTCCATTGGAAGAGTCAAAGGAGCTGTATCAtccaattccttttttatattcaatactGGTTTCGTTTCAACAAAGGAATCATCGTCTACGGAAGGTGCCGAATCACTGCTATCTCTTTCTGGCATATTTGCAAAGAGCATCGAAAGAGGATTCGACGAGGCTGgcaaattattttgtttttccccAGACGATTtagatttttctcgtttttccttcttctctctttccctactactatctctcttttccttcttgtcttttttcttatgcTTATGTTTCGTTCTGTCCttatcacttttattttccttaactttctcatatttttctttatccactTTTTCCacctttattaatttttcatctttaatcTTGTCACTTTCTTTAACAAGCTTAGGAGACTTTCGGCCATCTTTCACCGATTTATAATCCTGagttttctccttctctttttctgccttttccaattttttatcgtttattttttgagCTTCCTTAATACTAGAACGTTCACCTTCTTtgtatttctcctttttctctttgtaggCTTCCtccttgtatttctttttatctttctttttttcagtctTATTTATATCCAACGAACCTTTAGAACCATCTCTTGTCTTatccttatctctttctttttccttttctttctccttttctttttccttttccttttccctttctttttcttgaacagatctttttatatctttctccttAGACTTTGGAGATGGAGCCCGTTTTATAGAAGAAGAGGGTGAAGGACTACGGGGCCTTTTTATGGGAGGGGGAGAAGGTCGTTTACTAGTAGGACTCGAATAACCTTTACTTCCAGGACTAGGAGGTCTTTTAGACTTCTCTttgcttctatttttttctttagaaggatcttttatctttttatcctttttttcttccgttttgtctttctttatttccttatgcggactctctttattttttgtaattttatctaCTTTGTCAATTTTTTCAGATATGCCTATAGGTTTTATGGTACTACTTTTTTCTGATTGTGtaactttcttactttctgGAGAAATTTTTGCTGTTTTTATGGGAGGACCAAACAATTCAGCGAATGAATTAGATGTCTTGGATTCTACCAGACGATGCTTCTTTGGCTCGCCCACGGATAACTTTGGTTTACCAACCATAACGGGAGTTTTTATCTCGCCTCTGTCTGACGTACTCTCCGTACTGGATATTATgatctaaaaattaaaaaagaatatatatatattttttttttttaataacatatcATATACATTAGTACTTGTAGAATTTTCAGAATTTTCATTAGGGAGAAAGAGACTGTTCAATATACTTACGCCACCTCCTCTTAAAAGCTTTCTACGAAATTCTTCTGatggattattaattatttcattatgacgtataactttattaataattcttccTCTAGGTTGTAAACTAAGCTTATAAAGAATTTGAAATCTTTTGGGTTCatccttattttttaaatagatgtGAATTGGAATCAAGAATCCTGCGTATCCTGATTCTTTTACCACGTAAGGCGGCTCTTTTATTACTCTTTTAGGTTTTGCGAATGTTTCATGTAATTGAAATACAactaaaaattaacaaataacaGTATGTAAGAGAAAAGTTTAGAATATTCGCAGAGATTCATCTGTATACAAGGAGAGTTACCTTTCTCAACGTAGTGATGTATGTCTGCGTTGTCAACTCCTCGTACAAAAACTTCCCAATCATGAGTAAAACCTTCAGGAGTGGTACGCTCACGTAATACTGATGAATGTCCACATTCCAGTGTAAGTCGAATTGCCATTCTCTCTtagagaaaatttgaaatgtttattttacaaagaaaaataagaaaagcgAAAGGGGAAACTTAATGTTGCACAAAATCACAAAATCCCATTACATTTTCGTATATCTTCAAAAATGTGACTGAAAGTGCTTTCAAGCATtcgttattgaaaatattcaatgaacATGTGTAATGATACGAAGCATTGCGCGCCAACTTATATCAGACGCATACGCAATGACAGTACTTCTTTGCTAATTTTCATGAGCACAAAATGTTGAAGCATTGTGCGGTTAAGAATTatattctatgaaaaaatattgatcgtCAAATGAGACGATCATAATTCACTTTTTAGCTCTTTTGAATCATTTGTTTCACTTATCGGCATTCACACAAATctcataattcttttttctacattaCTTTCAGTCCGACTATCAACAGGTCAACCGAACGCCATCGAAAACTGGACGCCATCATCGCTATCccgtaaaataaaagtaaaagaaactGAAACCAACGCCATCTGAAGATGGAAGTAACGTTCAAATAGACCATTCGTCGTCTGGTGCCGAGGGGCGAGAGGGGATGTGATTAATTTTACTATAGGTGAAACTTTCAACTATTTTcacattttaaattaataactcgaataagaaaaataacttCTACAATTTGGTAATTATGAATAACAAACTTGATTTCTTACCTGTTATcaaaaatccttttttttatattcaaagatctgcagatacatacatattcaaCTTAAACACTTTGTACGTTTTTTGGTTAACGTTGTTTACAAACAACTTTGTCAACTAACAGTGCTTAATAATAACCAGTAACTACCTCTCCAGTAGTCCAACTAGAAATGAATAATACCTAAGAAACGGCATAGCTTATACACAGCCATCTCTGCTTTTTCTTGATCTTCTATTAgtacttttgtttttgtactaaaaaaaaaaagacagaataCACTAGATTAACTTTTCTGTGATCAACAgttttaacaatataaaatgtattagtAAGTCATTTGTAagtcaaattattttacatatggACGGTAATATCTGATAGTGATAAAtgaaaagtatttaaataacGTAATAGTaacttttgtaattatatcaatataatcgCTTGTATGGTAACACGAgtaattcaataattatataaattaaataattaaagcatttatgcatatttttatatatatgtgtatataaatatatgtatatatatatatatgtatgtatgtatgtatatatatatgtatatgtacgtataaatatgtatctgTAACATGGGCATAGAacattcgagagaaaaaaaaatcaaacatgTTATCATCAATTGTCAAGGAACATCAAAGTAAACAAGcagcaagaaaagaaaggcaaGGTACTATCCttcatttgatatattattttaatgcttTCTTGTTacaacgtaaaaaaaaatattttgaaatattattttttacagaaCAGAAACGTAAGGAAGCTGTTCAAGCTGCTAGCAATTTAACTCAAGCACTCGTAGATCATTTGAATGTTGGGTAACTATTACATCCAGATCTACATATATAacctattatattttacatatataacctattatatatattgtacaattTATATCTAGGGTAGCACAGGCATATTTAAATCAAAAGAAGCTTGATGCTGAAGCCAAACAATTACAACATAGTGCAACTAATTTTGCTAAACAGACACAATCCTGGTTGAATTTAATAGAATCATTTTCAAGTGCTTTGAAAGAAATTGGCGATGTAGAAAATTGGGCTCGAAGTATAGAAGGAGATATGAGAACGATTGCCACTGCCTTGGAATATTCTTATAAAGGTATGATTGTCATAGAGCTACCTATGTtctaattaattgaattttatcattctttatAGCTACACAAGAAACTCAATCTGCAGGATCATCTTAAAGGCATGAATCTAAAATTGCCTCAGTTTTACGAATTTACAAGAGATAGAACACGATTTTCTGTTCCCCTTATATAACAAgctgtaaattatttatatattattatttatgtaaataaagtGATTAATTCTTGTTCCTAAGTAGTTACATTATGGTGAGTATTGATGAAATACAAGTTAAATCGTTTACATTTCAACGAATAACAAGCTTAGTAGACCATTTGATGTAATGAGTAAGTTTCATTTCGTTTGTATGTAATTTGTGAAACGTATATGATGTTATTAACAGCAAATTATCGATctgtaattaattttcgttatattttataatatagctCAATAAGATTACTTCGATCTTGGCCAATCAGCTCAAACCACTAATAAGCATCTGCCCTAATTTTGTCCAGAGATTTAATCGCGTAAGAAAtgctataatattttttaacgctGATTGAGTATGAGCTAACATCATTATTAAAGGTTGATATTCATGTCGGAATAACAACTAAAAGATAGATATTGTAAATGCAGTTTAAgttcattttatatcattcgatTGCTTCCGTTACGCGCCAGAATATTAGAGTCATTTACGCGTGTTAGGTGATTATAAGAGattagagaaataatatacattaaaaaatgattggaTCAACGAAATTGCATGTAATAAAACGAGGTAAGTAgaagtattgaaaaaaaaatattgaattaacaTTGTTGCAAGACAATTGatatctaattataatttaaaatatatttttgttttataaaggCGGGCGTATAGAAGATGtacattttgataaaataacatctagaatcaaaaaattatgttttgGATTAGATATGGAATATGTTGATCCTGTAAGtaaaaactataaataaaatcgtaattatttctttatagagattctcaaaaattatttatgctattatttattgatattttatttacaataagcgtgataaataattttgttattatttatagtatGCAGTTACTATTCAAGTTATAAATGGTTTATATGCCGGTATATCTACTGTGGAATTAGACAACCTTGTAGCTGAAACTGCAGCAACTATGAGTATTAAGCATCCAGATTATGCTTCATTAGCTGCTAGAGTTGCAGTGTCCAATCTTCacaaagaaactaaaaaaaactttagtggtatatataaaatacttaacagaattatatgtaattattatttcaataatttttatatgcaaatctttgattttacaGAGGTAATATCTGATTTGTATCATGCAAAAAACAAGCGCACAGGTAAAAGTCTTTCTTTGATCTCTGAAAAATACTTTGACATTATCCAGAGAAATgctgaaaaattaaatcattccATAATTCATGATAGAGATTATTCTTACAATTATGTTGGTTTTAAAactcttgaaaaaaattatttacttaaaattGATGGGAAAATTGTTGAAAGGCCACAGTGTATGTTAATGAGAGTAGCTGTTGGAATTCATGGTGAAGACATTGATAAAGTTATTGAaacatataatttcttatcagaacattattttatacatgcaTCCCCGACTCTTTTTACTGCATGTACTGGGAAACAACAAATGTCAAGGTATGcttatagataattatttcttgatGATACATCTTCTTACTGAACATATTCTTTACTCCAAACTAGTAGACTATGATAAAATGTTTGTTTTAGTTGTTTTTCATTAACAATGGCTTCAGACAGTATAGAAGGAATTTGTGATACTTTAACAAGATGTGCATTAATCAGTAAATCTGGAGGTGGTATTGGATTAAATGTTCACTGTATCAGAGCAAGTGGTACGCGAATAATTGGTACACTTGGAGTGTCCAATGGTTTAGTTCCTATgttaaaagtttataataatacagCTGAATATGTTTATCAGGGTGGAAACAAAAGACCAGGAGCATTTACTATTTATGTAGAACCTTGGCACTctgatatatttgaatttttaagtttgaaaaaaaatactggtaattaaattctattgtccttataaattttatattagcaCATTAATATAACAGATGTTAAAATACATtagatcaattttaattatgtttaggaaaggaagaaaatcgaGCCAAAGATATATCTTATGCTTTATGGATACCAGACCTCTTTATGAAACGTGTTTTAGACGATGACACTTGGTCTTTAATGTGTCCTCGTCAATCTTCTGGATTGGCTGAGGTTTGGGGAGAAgagtttgaaaatttatataccaagtAAGCTATGTTACGATTTATagttatctatatttttatgagaaattcaattgtaatttatttttaaaatcgtgGCTAATTTTTAAGGTATGAAAAGGAAGGTCATTACAATCGAAAAATTAAAGCAAGAGAATTATGGTCAGCCATTCTTCTATCACAAGAAGAAACTGGCGGTCCGTATATGCTTTATAAAGACCACTGCAATCGCAAATCAAATCAACAAAATGTAGGAACCATTCAAAATAGTAATTTATGTACCGAAATTGTCCAATATTCGAGCTCTGATGAAGCTGCTGTGTGCAATTTAGCTTCTATTGCTGTTAACATGTTTGTGAAtactaatgaaaaaagatttgattttgaaaaactTAAAGAAATTACGAAAGTTGTTGCCCGTAATTTAGATAcgattatagatattaatcaATATCCAATTCCACAAGCAAAAATATCGAATCTTAGACATCGACCCATTGGTAAATTGTatgatctaaaaataatacaaaatgatataaaacatttattaacacgttattttttttcgataggTATCGGTATACAAGGATTAGCTGatgcatttattttaatgcGTTTTCCATTTGAAAGTGAAGAAGCTCAAAAGCTTAATATACAGATTTTCGAAACGCTCTACTATGGGGCGTTAGAAGCTAGTTGCGAATTGgctgaaaaaaaaggaacctATGAAACGTATGAAGGCAGTCCTGTTAGTAAAGGCGTAAGTTATCGATCATAAACAATTTCTAGTccttatcattttatttataaagtacttcattgtaaatattctttcatataCAGATTCTGCAATATGATATGTGGAATGCCACACCAACAGATTTATGGGActggaataaattaaaagaaaaaattgctaaATTTGGTATAAGAAATTCATTGTTAATTGCGTTAATGCCAACATCATCTACTGCTCAAATTCTAGGAAATAACGAGTCTATAGAGCCATATAAAAgcaacatatatttaaaacgcGTTTCATCGGAAGAATATCAAGTCGTTAATCCGCATTTATTAAGAGaacttacaaaattaaaacttTGGAAtgaacaaatgaaaaatgaaatcacAGCTAATAATGGTTCTGTTCAGGCAAGTTGTCTTTTCTTGCTCgcattctatattttttattattctgtaTTCCCTTTTTGTATGATTAAGCTTATAATGggaatattttatagaatatcgAACGCATTCcgacaaatataaaattactttataaaaCTGTATGGGAAATTCCACAAAGAATTATTCTTAAAATGGCAGCCGATCGTGGACCTTTCATCGATCAATCACAATCTTTAAATGTTCATATGACCAAAGTAACATTGGATAAACTCACGTCAATGCATTTCTATGGATGGAGAATGGTAAACTAAATAATACCTAAATAATCAATGAATATTTCATGTTAAATTAAtgacaatgaaattattttcgctGGCTTAACTGGTGATGTTTGTTCAATGGGACGTTACGTAGAAACCCTAATCTTACTGATTAAGGGTCTCAGGTTTATCTTTCgcttatatttacatattcatAACGTAAAAGAATACGCATGAATATAGAACGATAAGATAAGCTGTATAGAGTTCACTTTctaaataatgataaacagCAAAGATGCATTGCAAGAGATAATATTCTGGACTTCGCCgggaagaatgaaaatatttcactagatatgataaatattcttaatgtaaaaaaaaaaaaatgttatatgttgaacataataaaaataatgatttcttttttagggTTTAAAAACTGGTATGTATTGTTTACGAACAGAATCAGAAACGAATGGACTTAAGCccgttaataaaacaaaactacGCCGACTCGTAAATGCAAAAGAACAAGATAAGGAAACACAAActgaaaaggaaaacgatcaCGACAATGAAACTGATTCCAAATTTATGTGCTCTCTTAAAAATGGAGATGCTTGTTTTTCTTGTGGATCATAATTGATTCAATGAAGTAAACATATTTCTAAGTATCGCAATccaaataacaaataaaaaaataagatattttgtttatttttttaagaaaaaaaaaaatggaacagtATTGATTGAACtttagttttttatatatattcatatattcatattttaataataaagaattttattatatattattgtgaaattgataatttataaaaaaccaCGAACAAATTGgcaatattgtataaaaaatatttttctaagtaTCCTAcgtttgttataattttaagTATATGAAATAGTTTTGTCGTCGGTATTAATTCAACCAATCAGGACGAATCTTTATACACATGTGATAATTGAAGCCCGCCATTTAAAAACCAGCCTTGTTGTTACATTTTTTGCCGGCTTCATATTGCTTATATCGTACGGTTGCGTTTCACTTAACCTTACTTTTTGAGTGATGTATGTATAGCTTAAcgagaaaacattttatataatcgtgACATCTAAATAgtgaaatatgatataaaaataatatatatttttaggtgaatataaatgtaaagatATCCTCCATATTGTATTCAtcgtttgttatattttaatcgcAAGTGATTATCATTGATAAACAAGTACCTTCATTAATTTAAGCATATAAGTTGCATTATGGCAGCAGGTCCGATAGCAGAGCGTAATCAaggtaatatattattacaatcacaatttaatattatcatttcgaatgaaaaactttgaacgaaaaaattatataaaatcatgtaATTTGTGGTCTATTGGCTATACGATTTTTTAATGCTTTTtctaaacattattttttttttaataaattttttctaaatcccTTTTTTTCAATATGTTGTCATTTATATTCTACATATTTATAGACGCTACAATCTATGTGGGAGGACTAGACGACAAAGTTACAGAATCTTTGATGTGGGAATTATTTGTCCAATCTGGTCCAGTGGGTAAGCCtaaatataatagttaatttatttattgctatTACTTAACATAATTACAAAGAATGGTTTGTTTTAGTAAATGTACATATGCCAAAGGATAGAGTAACACAAATGCATCAAGGTTATGGATTCGTCGAATTTATGGGAGAAGAAGATGCGGATTATGctattaaaattatgaatatgataaaattatatggtAAACCAATCAGAGTCAATAAAGCAAGTGCTCATCAGAAGAATCTGGACGTTGGAGCCAATATCTTTATCGGTAATCTAGATCCTGAGGTAGATGAGAAGTTATTATACGATACGTTCAGTGCATTTGGTGTTATCCTTCAGACTCCAAAAGTATGTATAATAAGAAGTTTAATGAGTGAAGTTCAACtgtgtaaattaaaaaaaaaaaaatctattctcATCTATTCTATTTCATTACAGATAATGAGAGATCCAGAGACTGGAAATTCAAAGGGATTTGCATTCATTAATTTTGCTTCTTTTGATGCATCCGATGCTAGTATAGAAGCAATGAACGGGCAGTATCTTTGCAATAGACCAATATCCGTGTCATATGCATTTAAACGTGACGCGAAAGGCGAGAGGCATGGAAGTGCAGCAGAGAGACTTTTGGCAGCGCAAAATCCTTTGAGTCAAGCGGACAGACCGCATCAATTGTTCGCCGATGCTCCACCTTTGGCACCACCACCGATGCCAAATTCGACCGCGGTGGCTCATCAAGCGGCTCATCATCCTCAACATCACGTAATGCATCACGGAATGGTGgtacctccaccaccaccaccggcTACACCGGGTCCACCTATGGGAcatcctccaccaccacctgtaccaccaccaccttccAGTGGATTTCCACCTGCGAGCATACCACCTCCGCCGTTACCTCCGATGTCAATGGCTACTCATCCACCTTTACCACCTGGAATGCCACCACCTTTGCCACCTATGCCCGTACCGACTTCTCAAGCTCAGCAAGCACAAACGAGAATGATGGCACCACCGCCACCTCACTGGGCCGGTGGAGCACCACCGCAAGGCCAAtttccacctcctccacctccggCATCAAGCGGCGGACCACCGCCACAATTTGGACAATTCCAACCTTCACCGCCTCGACCTCCACCAGGCTGGAGACATCCACCGCCACCTCCCGTGTCTCAAGGTGGCCctccaccaccgccaccaccgcaATTTAGGCCACCGTTCCCTCCGCGAGggccaccaccgccgccgccacctCACGATGCCACCCAGTattaatcttatatatttctagtTCAACCTGCAGCACGTATCTCGTGGAAAAATGTACTACGTACATACTACAATCGGTccttaaaacatttttatatttgagaACCGACTCGaagagaattattttacatgggaataatagaataaattttgaaaaatatggaTTCGTATGAGCGTTCATAATGCAAGAGCTCGTGTGTGGCCAATAATTCTGATAAAGTACAGATAAGGGTCTTTTAACGTTGACTCTGCTGTAATATCGACCGGTTTTACTATACTAGAATAAGGATATACCGTACTCGttctatcgatcgtttcgagtCTGTCCAAGCAAGTCGATGAAAACATTCAGCGGATCATCGGCTCACTGTACGTTGGTTACTACACGAGTTGCGCCGTGAAACTTAAAAATTCCGTTCGTCGAAAGGTCGACAGAAGCGTTTAAAGTTTCGTTTCACCGATTTCGTTGTCCTCGTGATCGATGAAATTGTGATTGTTGCGTTTCATGAATGCAAacaagagtaaaaaagaaattttgcaaTTAATCGTTTGAACAGAAAGATTGATTCGACAGATTGAGAGATGAGTGTCACTTGTATTATCaatttcattagaaatatGGAAGACAATAAGATAACAGGCAAGAtcgttttaattgtataatggCTCGTTTTTATTACCAATGCAATTTTGACTTAAAAAACGAGAGTGAATACGATAATGCTGTATTAAAACCATTCGTTTGTCCTCCGGACAAATATTGTCCTTATTGTTGTTGCAATTGGCAGTGTTGTCTTGTGGTACAGAAACGTCCACCACGACAAATCTGGGAGACCTGGTACTTTTGGTTGGGCGTTACATTATTGGCTGTTTTTATCCTAATTTCGGTGAGTGCccaatttaatgaaaaagttgcttttaatattaattatcacaaGTATTCtttctaacaataaataaatcagaaCAAACGATATCCCACGAAAGATAACGTTTTCACTGTTCGTAAAGCGGtacaaaaaattgttaaacgcTGTACATACTACAGGTGTCTTATATGAACTTGTTAATCGACTTTCCAGGAAGCattacctttttttctttttttatcgccCATTTAAAACAGTCAGATATTAGAGagcgattaaatattaaaaaaaaaagaaagtattatcgagaaaattgGGCAGCAGTTTCACGTAAACGTGTCTTTGCTTCGCAATTTTAAGTTATTTACGAAGATTCTACATAAACATAATATTCAGTAGTGTAGTAGTCGATCGTGTTGCCACTTGAAAAATATCCTACGTCTGATTCATTTTAAAACTAGGTGTGCAGCTACGTAGTCAGTAATTATAGGCATAACGTTCAAGGTGTGCCGTTCCGACATAATGCACGCATTAATGATAACGGACGAAACCATCGAGCAAATCGTTCTAGACCAACACAGAACGAGGTGTCTATAAGTATAATTCCTACATCTGGACTGCTACCGGGTCATAAAAAAATGGTCATGATTTCTACACAGAATAATATCGCTCATTTGAGTAAGTCCATTTCATTGCAAGacgcattaaaaatattatcaacatCTGTTAGACATTGTCCATTATTCATCAAATC
The nucleotide sequence above comes from Vespula vulgaris chromosome 16, iyVesVulg1.1, whole genome shotgun sequence. Encoded proteins:
- the LOC127069761 gene encoding uncharacterized protein LOC127069761 isoform X2: MARFYYQCNFDLKNESEYDNAVLKPFVCPPDKYCPYCCCNWQCCLVVQKRPPRQIWETWYFWLGVTLLAVFILISVCSYVVSNYRHNVQGVPFRHNARINDNGRNHRANRSRPTQNEVSISIIPTSGLLPGHKKMVMISTQNNIAHLTPIVA
- the LOC127069764 gene encoding biogenesis of lysosome-related organelles complex 1 subunit 1, giving the protein MLSSIVKEHQSKQAARKERQEQKRKEAVQAASNLTQALVDHLNVGVAQAYLNQKKLDAEAKQLQHSATNFAKQTQSWLNLIESFSSALKEIGDVENWARSIEGDMRTIATALEYSYKATQETQSAGSS
- the LOC127069751 gene encoding protein AF-9; the protein is MAIRLTLECGHSSVLRERTTPEGFTHDWEVFVRGVDNADIHHYVEKVVFQLHETFAKPKRVIKEPPYVVKESGYAGFLIPIHIYLKNKDEPKRFQILYKLSLQPRGRIINKVIRHNEIINNPSEEFRRKLLRGGGIIISSTESTSDRGEIKTPVMVGKPKLSVGEPKKHRLVESKTSNSFAELFGPPIKTAKISPESKKVTQSEKSSTIKPIGISEKIDKVDKITKNKESPHKEIKKDKTEEKKDKKIKDPSKEKNRSKEKSKRPPSPGSKGYSSPTSKRPSPPPIKRPRSPSPSSSIKRAPSPKSKEKDIKRSVQEKEREKEKEKEKEKEKEKERDKDKTRDGSKGSLDINKTEKKKDKKKYKEEAYKEKKEKYKEGERSSIKEAQKINDKKLEKAEKEKEKTQDYKSVKDGRKSPKLVKESDKIKDEKLIKVEKVDKEKYEKVKENKSDKDRTKHKHKKKDKKEKRDSSREREKKEKREKSKSSGEKQNNLPASSNPLSMLFANMPERDSSDSAPSVDDDSFVETKPVLNIKKELDDTAPLTLPMEAVRPPSPPPVIEIKKEKSDRNKREKPKGNRGEERENRKRKRRSESKGDDEHTFKREKDRSHSTSPLLEPVSSSQSPVVVDVDSIHAVKEKEDRHMGELLTIKKEGETDGEQVAPDSTNCPLVESDIGEPPIFNEDYVSQLKDLQHKIMTLQDNQELQRVVQVIEETGQYEITKKTFDFDLCALDRRTVQRLQQFFSAS
- the LOC127069761 gene encoding uncharacterized protein LOC127069761 isoform X1, with amino-acid sequence MARFYYQCNFDLKNESEYDNAVLKPFVCPPDKYCPYCCCNWQCCLVVQKRPPRQIWETWYFWLGVTLLAVFILISVCSYVVSNYRHNVQGVPFRHNARINDNGRNHRANRSRPTQNEVSISIIPTSGLLPGHKKMVMISTQNNIAHLSKSISLQDALKILSTSVRHCPLFIKSIQMHSN
- the LOC127069755 gene encoding splicing factor 3B subunit 4, translating into MAAGPIAERNQDATIYVGGLDDKVTESLMWELFVQSGPVVNVHMPKDRVTQMHQGYGFVEFMGEEDADYAIKIMNMIKLYGKPIRVNKASAHQKNLDVGANIFIGNLDPEVDEKLLYDTFSAFGVILQTPKIMRDPETGNSKGFAFINFASFDASDASIEAMNGQYLCNRPISVSYAFKRDAKGERHGSAAERLLAAQNPLSQADRPHQLFADAPPLAPPPMPNSTAVAHQAAHHPQHHVMHHGMVVPPPPPPATPGPPMGHPPPPPVPPPPSSGFPPASIPPPPLPPMSMATHPPLPPGMPPPLPPMPVPTSQAQQAQTRMMAPPPPHWAGGAPPQGQFPPPPPPASSGGPPPQFGQFQPSPPRPPPGWRHPPPPPVSQGGPPPPPPPQFRPPFPPRGPPPPPPPHDATQY
- the LOC127069750 gene encoding ribonucleoside-diphosphate reductase large subunit-like is translated as MIGSTKLHVIKRGGRIEDVHFDKITSRIKKLCFGLDMEYVDPYAVTIQVINGLYAGISTVELDNLVAETAATMSIKHPDYASLAARVAVSNLHKETKKNFSEVISDLYHAKNKRTGKSLSLISEKYFDIIQRNAEKLNHSIIHDRDYSYNYVGFKTLEKNYLLKIDGKIVERPQCMLMRVAVGIHGEDIDKVIETYNFLSEHYFIHASPTLFTACTGKQQMSSCFSLTMASDSIEGICDTLTRCALISKSGGGIGLNVHCIRASGTRIIGTLGVSNGLVPMLKVYNNTAEYVYQGGNKRPGAFTIYVEPWHSDIFEFLSLKKNTGKEENRAKDISYALWIPDLFMKRVLDDDTWSLMCPRQSSGLAEVWGEEFENLYTKYEKEGHYNRKIKARELWSAILLSQEETGGPYMLYKDHCNRKSNQQNVGTIQNSNLCTEIVQYSSSDEAAVCNLASIAVNMFVNTNEKRFDFEKLKEITKVVARNLDTIIDINQYPIPQAKISNLRHRPIGIGIQGLADAFILMRFPFESEEAQKLNIQIFETLYYGALEASCELAEKKGTYETYEGSPVSKGILQYDMWNATPTDLWDWNKLKEKIAKFGIRNSLLIALMPTSSTAQILGNNESIEPYKSNIYLKRVSSEEYQVVNPHLLRELTKLKLWNEQMKNEITANNGSVQNIERIPTNIKLLYKTVWEIPQRIILKMAADRGPFIDQSQSLNVHMTKVTLDKLTSMHFYGWRMGLKTGMYCLRTESETNGLKPVNKTKLRRLVNAKEQDKETQTEKENDHDNETDSKFMCSLKNGDACFSCGS